ACCAACTTCCACTTGATAGGTGGTTTGCCCAACTAGCGTGATCGGCAGAAGACAAGCAAGGGCCAGCGCATAGTTCATGACCTGCTGCATTAACGATAGTTCAACATGCGTGCATCGATATAACGCAGAACTTTTTCCATCAGATGTACCCGGTCCTTCCCACGTACGTTGTGCTCATGCCCCGGATAATCGAAAAAATCCACTTGCGTTCCACTGTCCACGCAAGCTTTTAAGAAACTGAAACTGTGCTCCGGTAGAACTACAGGGTCAACGCCTCCGGTGATCAACAGGAGGTCTTCTTGTAATTTATCCGCAAGCAGTGGTAGTGTTGTTGCCTCATAGCCTTTTGGATTTTCTTTGGGTGTATCCATGTACCGTTCTCCGTACATCACTTCATAAAGGCTCCAATCCATAACAGGGCCACCAGCCACACCCACCTTGAAAACTCCGGGATAACGTGTAAGCATTGCGGTGGTCATATGGCCTCCAAAGCTCCAGCCATGCACTGCGATACGCGTGCTATCCACATAGGGCAATGCTTTCAACCAATCCACACCGCGCATCTGGTCGTTTACCTCGGTGATACCCAATTGCCGGTGTATGATCTGTTCGAAATCACGTCCGCGTTCGCTGCTACCGTGACCATCCACGGTCCAGACCAGATAGCCGCGTTCAGCCGCTTCGATCATCCATAGCGAGGCACCTCCCAAGAATGAATTGCGGACCAGTTGTACATGCGTGCCGCCGTACACGTAGATCAATACCGGGTAGCGGGTGTTCTCATCGAAATAACTTGGTTTGATCAGACGAGCGTTCAGCATGTCGCCATTCTCCCCGGGGATGGTTAGTAGTTCCATTGTACCCTTGGTCACTTCCGCGAGCGGGTCTTTTGAATTGATCAACGTTTTCATGATGCTGCCGTTCTTGGCGTCGATCAGTTCAGTCCGACCAGGTACCATCATGCTGCTCCAGGTGTCGATCAACGTGGCACCATCACTGCTCAGCTGGCCGCTGTGCTTACCAGCCTCTTTTGTTAGACGCGTGGTTTTTCCACTGCGCAATTCAACACGGTACAAATGGGTATCCATAGCACCAGTGGGTCTGCCTGCTTCGATCTCGCCGGAACCGTCCACTATGACGAATGTCTCCAGTGGATCCATGCCAACTATGTTCTGCACGACCCAATTCCCTTTCGTCAATTGACGGACCATTCCTTTGTTGAGGTCATAGAGATAAAGGTGCGGCCACCCATCGCGCTGGCTCCACCAGATGTACTGAGTGGGTTTGGTCTTGAGGAATTTCGCAGGTTGCTGAGGTTCCAAATATTTATCGTCATGTTCCGTGAGGAGCGTACCAACGGGCTTGCCGGTCTCGACACTATAGCGAACCACTTTCAAATTCTCCGTTGCGCGATCCAAATGAACAACTTGTAAATGTGCACCGTCGTGTTCCCATGCAATGTTGGTGAGATACTGGTCTGCGGGAGCGCCGGTGTTCAAGATGATCTTCTTGCCGGAACGCAGGTCGTACACACCGATCGTAACGTGATGGCTTGTTTGGCCGGCCATGGGGTAGCGGATCACGTTGAAGGTGCTTGGTTTCGTGCTGATATCCTCTAACATATATTCGGTGACCATGCTTTCATCCATCCGATAAAAGGCAAGCACATTTCCCTTCGGACCCCAGAACGTGCCTTTCGTAATTCCATATTCATCGCGGTGTACGCTCTTGCCATTTACGATCCCTTCTCCACCATCCGTCGTAATGCGCACGCTTCGGCCACCTCCTTTGCGGATCACGAAAACGTCATCATCCACGGTATAGGCAATACTTCCTTGCACGGGGTCATAGTCTTCGTTCGCTGCCTCTGCCGGCAATGAATGTGTTACCTCAATCCTTTTGGCTCCCTGCTCGTAGCGGAACATCTTGCCATCGTGCATAAAATGGAAATGGGTTCCATCCTCCCACGTTACAGCCGGTAAACGGCGCAGCTCCGTGCTGTCCGGAATTGATGCGTTCAAGTCGCGCAACGTTACGAAAGGACGATCCATGCTCTTGCCCAGTGTTCCGATCATAAGCGCACTGTCATTTACGTAACTGTAGGTGCTGGTTCCTTCAACCCATTGAAGTCCGCGCAAGCGTTCGGGTGCGTAATCGGAACCGGCTTTCAGTATGGATTCACTCAACGTTAGCTGGTGTTGCGCGCTGCTGAACGTGGGTGTGAAGAAGGCAAGAAGTAGGAAAAACAGAATGGTGCGTTGGTTCATGCGAAGTGGATTGGATCTCTATGTTGAATGGCCGGTACTGCGAAGATGCACAAATGCACAGAGAGGGGCGTTATTGTTGTTCTATCTGGTCTTTGGAATGGTCTTTCTTCCAGAGCATGATCCATGCCATGGGTATTGCACGATCCGGTATGATCACAGAATATTCACTTCGCGCTCCAGATCAACGCCGAATTTTTCCTTTACGCTTTGTAGGACCTTGGTGCTTAGATCGAAGATCTCCTTGCCGGTGGCACTGCCCTTGTTTACCAATACCAGCGCTTGCTTATCGTGTACGCCGTGTGTGCCTGCGTCATAGCCCTTCAAACCCGCTTTTTCGATCAACCAACCCGCAGCGAGTTTCACCAGCCCGTCACCTGCGGGGTAGACCGCAGCATCTGGAAAGTCTTTTTTGATCTTCTCCGCTAATTCCTTCGCAACGACCGGATTCTTAAAAAAGCTACCCGCATTGCCCAGCACTTTGGGGTCCGGTAATTTGCTGCTTCGGATGGCGATCACCGCATTGCTCACATCGTTAATGGTTGGTTCCAAGATGCCCATTTGCTCCAATTCCTGGGATATAGTACCGTAGCTCGTGTTGAGTATGTGCTTTTTATCCAATCGGAAGGTGACGCTAACGATCACATACTGGTCCTTCCCTGCACGTTTGAAAAAGCTCTCCCGATAACCGAATTGGCAAGCTTCACGATCGAACGTGACCAGTTCACCATCCGCAAGGCGATAAGCCTCCAGCTCCACGAAGTTGTCCTTGATCTCTACGCCATACGCACCGATGTTCTGCATGGGAGCTGCACCCACCTTTCCGGGGATCAACGAAAGGTTCTCGATACCGCCCCAACCATTTTCAACACAATGCAATACGAACTGGTGCCAACCAACGCCTGCACCTGCTTTTACAACCACGTTTTCGTCATCTTCTTTAACGACCGTAATTCCCGGAATTTCATTCAGCAACACCACGCCGGGAAAATCCTGTGTGAACAGGATATTACTTCCGCCTCCCAAGAACAAGCGCGGCATACCCGCAACTTCGGGCATGTTCAGCAATGTGGCCAATTGCGCGGTGCTGTTAAAACGACCGAAAAGCAACGCATGGGCCGCAATGCCGAAGGTGTTGTGTTGGGTAAGTGGATAATTGCTTTGTAGTTGCATAGTACGATCGCGCAGTGCAAGTTTACGATCGTGCTATTCTGCGGAAGAAGATCCGGGTTCCCCATTTATCCACATGGAGTAGGGAAGTGGTAGAAATTTGGGATGGGCTTTTTGTGCGTTATTGAATGCAAAACCGATTAACAAAATTTTCACATATCGATTTTCATTTGTACATTGAGCGAAATGTCAGTGCAAGTACACTATAAAAACTTGCTACGAAGTTCAATCTTCGTGCTCGGCTCAAAGCGAGACTTCGAGACTTCGAGACTTCGAGACTTCGAGACTTCGAGCTAAAATGGCTGCTAAAAGTAAGCGCCACACCTTACATTACTTCAAATAAAAAGCCCCCGATGCTAGAAACATCGAGGGCCGGTCGCTCTTGTCCCACTAATCCCTACTAAAGAAAAAACGAAACAGAACATTGCAAAGATAACTACCCAAATAGTACGCCGAGCGAAGTCGAGGAGCACTATTTAGGAGTACCCGCCGAACAACAGTAAGCCGGTACACGCCCCAAGCGGTGACTTGGGCGAGCACGATGGAATTGGTCGATGCCATGCGATGCTTGTATTTTGAAAAGACCGATATGGCCGGACAGTCGCTGGTCATCATGAACGGAGCGACGCAATCAGTGTCGCCAATGAACGAATGCATTTCTCAAGAGGTCACATTAGCTGGTACGTAACTAAAACGGTTGTTTGTTTCCTAATGTCCCTTAATTCCTTCTACTCAATTGGGCAAAATCTCGTGCCTAACCCCAGTCTTGAATTGAATGATTCCTGTCCTCAGTCTTGTTGCTTCACGGTAGGGAATCAGCCGCTCTATTGGAGGGCATGGAAATCAAGCCCTGACTATTTTCATGGTTGTGCGGAGATCGATCCATTTTCGTCGGTTTCAGTACCGTACAATGTCGCGGGTTTCCAACATGCGCAAGAAAGTGAGGCTTACGCCGGTCTTGTGGCCTATTCGGAGTTCAATAACTACAGGGAGTACATTGGAGTATCTCTGCTGGAACCGTTGGAAGTAGGGCACCGGTACCAAGTTTCTTTTTGGACCAATTTGGCCTATGGTGGTCAAGTCGAGATCACTACTTCCGGTTGCAACAATGTGGGCGCTTTGTTCACGAATCTGAACGAGGAGCAATTTGCTCCGCCTGGACCGATCGAATTTCGGAACTATGCCCATGTGTACTCCACGGAAGTATTGCTGGACACAGTGAGCTGGACATTGGTTGAAGGGTCTTTCGTCGCCGATAGTGCCTACCAGTACTTGGTGATCGGTAATTTCTTCGAGAACGACCTCACGGAACATGTGCCGGTGGTCTCAAGCTTTCAGGAAGTTGCCTACGTCTACATCGACAACGTTCACGTCACGGAGGATGACTCCACCGTGGGAATGCCGTATGAGGATGTCACACAATTTTGCCTTGTGGACAACGACAACGGAAGTGTCGTTATCCGGTGGCCGCATGAGCTTGGGTTGGGTGTACGCATTCTGGACTCTGGTGGACGACTTGTATGGTCCCGGTCTGCGGTTCAGGACGAGGTGATAGTTCAAACATCGAACTGGCCGAGTGGTTTGTATTGCGGCGTATTACAAGGAGAAGGAAGAACTGCATTCGTAAAATTCATGGTGCGATGAGATTGTCCGGAGAATCTGAACCGAACAATGAAACATTTAAAACTTGCCTTAGTGTGCGGCCTAACCTTTGTCACGCTGAGTTGCTTTGCTCAAGATTGGCACGAAGGCGCTCCCGGACCAGGTAACCCTGTTACCGATCCAGTGAACTACGTTGGTTGCAACATCGACGCGACTGAGTCTTTAAAACTCAAGACCATTCCGGAGTTAGAGATTGAAATGTTTACGAACGACGTAAAACGTTTCGCATTATTGCCAGATGCCACCTACACAGTAGGAGGTAGTAGCGTGGTTGCTGATGGTTTCATCCTGCACAGCCCCGATGTTGATGCGTTCTACACCAGCGGTGCGCCTGGCCCATTCAGCTTGGAGCATTTGGCTGCGGCCACTAACAGTGATTATGAAGATGCTTACCGCGACTGGGCGCAAACAGGCACCACGTACACAGGCGGCGGAACTATGGGTTATGTAGGCTTAAAGGAAGACGGCCAGAGCTACACCGACCTTGTGATCCAAGTGGCCAAGCGGGATGGCGACACAGCTCCGGATCATATCAGCTTGTTGTTCACCAGTGAACTCAATGGCAGTTCCACTGGAGGTGCAGATAGCCAAGAGGGCCTAGAAGGCATGCGCCTAACCGCAGTAAGTAATGATGATGTGAATGTCGGTATTGGTAATTTCAATGCGATAGCTGGTGAACCCCTCGATCGTTTGGATGTTGGCACTGGTAAAGTGCGAATTCGGCAACTACCTAGCGACGCAGATAGTGAAAGCGACGAGGTAGTGACGGTGGATATGACAACCGGTTTGATCGAGCACCGTCCGGCTAGCGACTTTCTGGGTGGCTGTGAGTGGACACTTCCGGGTGGCGCAGGAACAAATTCAAATGTTGCTACCGCATATCCAAGTAATCCAGGTTGTCCGCAAGAAGATCGTGGTGTAGGTATTGGTATTTGGAACCCACTATATAAGCTCCATGTAAAACATTCGGCTGCGGATGCGAGCTTTAGCGGAGGTTTGATGGTGAATTATCTCGGGAACTCAGCTGGTACAACGTATGGCATTAATACCGTGGTGGAACCAGTATCTGGTTCAAGCATGGGTACTGTAACTGGGATCAGATCGGTTGTAACAGGTCTAGAAACCGGTGGCACCGGGATAACCGCTGAGATCACAGCCCAGCCAACCGGTGGTGCATCAACAGAAATTATTGGTGTATCAGGTAAAGCGACTGCACCTGTTAGTGGGACGCTAACAAGAGCGTATGGAATTAGAGGCTTAGTTAATACTGAAGGTAGCACAATAACGAATGCATGGGGTTTACATGCTGCGGTTATAGGCTCCGGTAGCGCTACGTCTACTTATGGTGTATATGCCGAGGCAAATAGTACAGGAACGGTTGCGAATTCCTATGGCGTTCTTGGTTGGGCTCGAAAAGGCACAAAACGTTACAGTGTGTATGGTTGGGGTCCTGGTCAAGGATCAGACGATTGGGCTGGATTTTTTCCGGGCCGGACTTATACACCGGGAGGGAATTGGACATCATCGGACGAGAGCCTGAAGTCCAACATCGAGGATATTGAAAGCGCCTCTGAAAGGCTGTTGCAATTGAACCCGAAAACGTATGTTTTCAATGTTGATCAATACCCAAGTATGGGTCTGCCTCAAGAGCAACAATATGGATTCTTGGCGCAAGAGTTGGAAACTGTATTTCCAGAAATGGTGATGCAAACATCTCAACCAGCAATGGTGGATAGTGTAGGTAATGAGATCTATGCAGCCATTCCTTTTAAAGCGGTTAATTTGAGTGGTTTGACGCCCTACCTCGTAGCCGCGTTCCAAGAACAGCAGCAACAACTCGCCGATGCAGAAGCCACCAATGATGCACTGAATGATCAGTTGCAGCAGGTCATGGATCGGTTGGATGCAATGGAGCAGAGTGTTGCAAATTGCTGCGCATCTCATGGTGCAATTCAGAATGGTGGTGTAGAGATCGATGAAAAAACGTTGAACTCAAATGACCGTTACCTCCGTATTGCTCCGAATCCATTCGAAACGCAAACCACTATTTTCTACCAATTGGATCAGGGTGGTCGCATGCAGTTAGTCGCTAACAGTGCAGATGGCAAGCAATTGCAAGTGCTGCAAGAGGCTAGCTTGGAGGCAGGCAATTACCAATACGAGTGGGCAACCGGTGATCTAGCACCTGGTGTGTACTACATTACGTTGTTGGTTGACGCTAAGCCCATAACCAAACGTGTTGTGAAGATCCTGCGATAGTATAGCGAGAAAGTGACGTAGCGCAAAACGAACGGCCCGCAGCATAACGCCCCGGGCCGTTCCTTTGCACCCATGCCTCGCCGCGCCATTGTCGCTGTTACCAATGACCTGAGTACCGACAACCGGGTACACCGTACCTGCACCGTATTGCGGGAGTTGGGGTATGACGTATTGCTTGTAGGTCGTGTTTTGCCGGGTAGTGCGCCGTTGGAAAGGCCGTATGCAACGCGGCGAATGCGCTTGTTCTTCAGCAAAGGAGCGCTGTTCTATGCCGAATACAACCTGCGGCTGTTCTGGCTTTTACTGCGCGAAAAAAGCGATCTGCTAGTAGCGAATGACCTCGATACCTTGCTGGCGAACTACTTGGTAGCTCGGTTACGCAGCAAGCAGCTAGTTTACGACAGCCACGAGTACTTTACTGAGGTCCCGGAGCTGGTGGAGAGGCCCGGCGTAAGGCGCGTCTGGCTGGGCATTGAGCGTTGGATCTTTCCGAAACTGAAGCATGTGGTAACCGTGAACGATAGCATTGCCGATGCTTACAAGGAACGGTATGGCATACGACCGGCAGTGGTGCGCAATATCCCCATGCACCGCGATCTTGGGCCGTTGCCTTCCAGGTCGGATCTTGGGCTGCCAGCGGATAATTTCATTTTGATCATGCAAGGCAGTGGGATCAATGTGCAGCGCGGTGCGGAAGAAGCTGTGTTGGCCATGAAAGAACTCCCCGATGCCCTGTTGCTGCTCGTGGGTGGGGGAGATGCTTGGCCCGTGCTGCAGAAGATGGTTGCTGCGGAAGGGTTGCAGGAACGTGTGCGCCTGATCACGCGCATGCCTTATGAGCAGATGATGCAATACACCCGGAATGCGGATCTCGGCTTATCGCTGGATAAGGATACCAACCTGAACTATCGTTTTAGCCTGCCGAATAAGTTGTTCGATTATTTCCGCGCCCACATTCCTGTTCTTGCTACGGATCTGCCTGAGGTTGCGGCAATTGTGAGACGGTATGATGCAGGTATTGTTCTCCCCGCTCCGGAACCCGACCTTATCGTAGGGGCAGTACGAACATTGATCGGTGATGAAGTTCGTCGCAAGGCATTGCGCCAAAACTCTATTTTCGCGGCCAATTCGCTGAATGGCGAACGTGAAACGGAAGCGTTGAAAGCGCTTTTCCAATTTGGCTGATCAGCACATTCATATCGTGAGTTTCGACATTCCGTCGCCGCCCAGCTATGGCGGGGTCATCGATGTCTACTACAAGGTTAAAGCACTTGCGGAACTTGGCGTGAAGGTTCATCTGCATTGTTTTGAGTATGGCAGAGAGCGGGCCAAGGACCTGAAGGAACTCTGCACCGAAGTCCATTACTACTCGCGCCGACAAGGGAAGTACCAGTTGCTGAGCAATCTGCCCTTCGTAGTTACCAGCCGCAGAAGTGAGGCGTTGCTAACGCGCTTGCTGAAAGATGATCATCCCATCCTGTTCGAGGGTTTGCATACTTGCTATTATTTGGGTGATCCACGGTTGCTCGGGCGCACACGTTTGGTCCGTGCGCACAATGTGGAACACGATTATTATGCAGCATTGGCCAAAGCAGAGGGAAATGCATTCCGACGGACCTACTTCATCAACGAAGCGCGTAAACTGCAAAAGTTCGAATTGGTGTTGAGCGAAGCCGATCACATTTTAGCCATTTCTCCGAAGGATCAAGCGTATTTCGAAGGTCATTTCAATCATGTAACGCACTTGCCTGCTTTCCATGCAAGCGATAAGGTGGATGTGCCTGATGGGGTCGGTGACTTCGCATTCTACCACGGAGCGCTTGGCGTTGCGGAGAATGATCAGGCTGCATTGTTCCTGGTCCGTCAAGTGTTCAAGGACCTACCTGTGAAATTGGTGATTGCCGGAAGTGATGCGAGCAGTGAGTTGAAGAAGGAGATCGCACGATCTAAGAACGTTTCGTTGCGAGCGAACATTGGTACGCAAGAGATCCATCGACTGGTGAGCAAAGCACAGGTCAATGTGCTACCCACTTTTCAAGCGACTGGGATCAAACTGAAGTTACTGCTCTGCTTGTACACCGGGCGCCACGTTGTTTGCAATACCCCAATGGTTGAAGGTACAGGCCTTGCTGAACTTTGCCATGTACACGATAGCGCTGCAACGATGCGCACCAGCATTCTGGCCTGCATGTCCAAACCGGCCAATGGCCAAGCATTGGAACGAAGGGTGCAAGTGCTGGGTGATCGGTTCTGTAACAAGCGGAACGCTGAGGTGATCGTCGGGTTGCTCAAGTAGGAACCCGAAATGGGACACGAATACTAAGCTCCCACAGCGCTCAACTCCAACAATTTTCCATCCTCGCTCCGTACCACGCGGGTGTTGATCTTCTTCATGTGCGTGTAGTCGTGCGTGGCCATGATCACACTCCTGCCGCTGCGGCTGATCTCGAAGAGCAGATCAAGGATCTCCTCGGTCGTTTCGGGATCCAAGTTGCCCGTGGGCTCATCGGCAAGGATCAATTCCGGATCGTTCAACAAAGCACGGGCAATGCTTACGCGCTGCTGCTCACCACCAGAAAGCTCATGGGGCATTTTGTAGCCTTTGTTCGCCAGGCCCACTTTTTCCAGGACCTGTTGAACGCGTTCGTCCATGCGGCTCTTTTCACTCCAACCCGTTGCCTTCAGAACGAACAGCAGGTTATCGTTCACCGTGCGATCGGTCAGCAACTGAAAATCCTGGAACACGATCCCGATCTTGCGTCGAAGGAACGGGATCTGCTTGCGTTTCAGCTTGCTCAGGTCGAATCCGCAGCAATGACCTTCACCTTCTTTCAAGGGTAGATCGCCGTAAAGCGTGCGCATTAAACTGCTTTTCCCGGAGCCGGTCCTGCCGATCAAATAAAGGAACTCACCTTTCTGCACGGTGAAATCCACGTTGTTCAAGATCAGGTTCTCGCGCTGGAAAATGCGCACACCATGAAGAAGGATGATCGGTTCACTGGACATGGTGACAAAGGTTGTAATTTATTTACCCGTTCCACGTTCATGAGTAAGTGTTTTGTTTTTCACGTGTTGTTAATAGGGTGTTGAGGTCGTAGCCCGAAATGACCTAGCGAATGGGTGCGCTAGTGTTCTCTATCTGCTTTCATCATCACTTTCAGCGTTATCTGCGTTCCATTCACTTTCCACCCTAGATCGAACACCTCCGCGTGGATAAGTAGAACCCCGGCCAGCCGTATCCCGCCAACGTTCCAAAGAACTTTGACCACTTGATGAAGATCCATCCAATTCACTCCCCAAAGAGCTGCACGAAGGGCATCCTGCGCTGTGCGTTGATCACTGCGGTGGTTCTGTTGCTTGCTCCGAGCGCGCTACTTGCCCAGCGACCAGCGCATTATGCGAACCAGAATGCAGATCTGGCGCACGCCCAAGAGCTTTTCGATAAGGCGAAGTATGGTGCGGCACAGTATGAACTGGAACGCGTCATCGAACGGATCACGGACCGGCACGATGCTACCCGTACCGAAGCCGAATATCTAGCGGCAATTTGTGCTGTGCGCCTGTTCAATGGCGATGCAGGCAATCGTCTGCTGGCCTTTATCGAGAACCATCCGGAAGATCTTCATGTTGGAACCGTTCGTCTGGAGTTGTTCAAACACGCCTTCTCTCGGAAAAAATGGAAGGAAGCACTTGCATGGAGTGAAAGGATCGATCGTTTCGATCTGAAGCCTTCGGAACTCGATGAATTCCGGTTCAAACGTGGTTACTCCTATTTCCAGGAAGAAGAGAAGGACCTCGCACTTGCTGAATTAAGTATTGTTGCCAATGATAGCGGAGTGTACAAAGCACCGGCCACCTACTACACCGCGCACATCAACTATGAAAAAGGAAACCACGAAACCGCATTGATCGGATTCAAGAAATTGGAGAACGACGAGAATTTCGGGAAGGTCGTTCCTTCCTACATCGCAGAGATCTTATTCCTACAAGGAAAGTATGATGAACTGAATGCCTACGTGGAGCCCATGTTGAACGATGGCACCAACAACCGAAGAGAAACACAGATCAATCGTTTGGCCGGTGAAGCAAATTACCGCACGGGTAAATATGCCGAAGCATTGCCGTACTTGGAGAAAAGTTCGCAGCGTGTCGGGGTGGAGATCGGTGATCGGTACATCCTCGGTTACACGTATTACCGCACAGAAGATTACCGCAAAGCGTTGAACGAATTCAATCTGGTGGCTAATGGAACGGATAGCCTTGCACAACTGGCCGCCTACCACATGGCCGATTGTTACCTGAAACTGAACGAGAAGAACTACGCTCGGAACGCGTTCAAGAAGGCGTATGACATGGGCAATGATCCCAAGGTCGCCGAAGACGCATTGTTCAACTATGCGAAGTTAGCCTACGAACTGAGCTTCGATCCGTATCACGAAGCAATAACCGCATTGCGGAATTATTTGAAAGTATATCCCAATACCGTTCGGCGTGATGAAGCCTATGAGTTCCTTCTGAACGTTTACTTGAAGACCAAGAACTACGAGGCCGCACTGGAGTCTCTCGATGAGATCCAGAACAAGGACCTGCGCTTGCAGGAAGCCTATCAACGCTTGGCCTTCGACCGGGGTGTTGAGCTTTATGAAGGACGCAAATTCAAGAGTGCTGCGTTGTTCTTTGAGCGTGCGCTGAAGTATCCTGTGGATCAAAGCGTGAACGCGAAAGCAAATTTCTGGATGGCCGAGTCGTACTACGGCGATGGCGACCTACCTGCTGCATTGCGCAAATACGATGATCTGCGGAACACTGCCGGTGCGTATGCCACCGACATGTATGAACTCGCAGGATACGGTATGGGTTACACGTTCTTCAAAATGAAGGATTACAATGAGGCCAGTACCGCCTTCCGAAGATTCACCGCCACAGGAAAGGGTGATGCAAAACAACGAGCTGATGCCATGCTGCGGATCGGCGATTGCTACTTCGTGAACAAGCAGAATGACCTCGCAGTGAAAGCCTACGACGATGCGATGCGCACCGGAACGGATAGCCGTGACTATGCCCAGTACCAGAAAGGGGTATGCCAAGGTCTGCTTGGTAACTCTGCCGAAAAGGTGGCAACGTTGAAAGCACTGCTCAGCGAAAAACCGAATTCGCGTTATGCACCGGATGCGAAGTTCCAGCTCGGTGAAACGTACATCAACATGGAACAGGATGCGAATGCCGCGACCTACTACGGTGCGGTGGTGAACGAGCATCCGAACAGCCCCAACGTGCGCCAAAGCATGTTGCAATTGGCACTGATCCACAAACGGCAAGGCAAGACCCAAGAAGCCTTGGATGAGTTCAAGGCGATCGTGGCCAAGTACAATACCGTGGATGAATCGCGCGAAGCATTGGGCGCTATCGAAGCGATCTATGTAGAGCAGGGTAGGGTGGCCGAGTACGAGGCTTATGTGAAGACGCTGGGCTTCGTGGATATGGCCACATTGGATCTCGATACCAAGTATTACCGAAGCGCTGAAGCGTTGTACACCGCAGGAAAATGTCCTGAAGCGATCGGTGCATTGGGCGATTACCTGGTGAAATACCCCAATGGTGCGTATGCCGTGAATTCATATTTCTACCGAGGCGATTGCTTGTACAAAGCAGGCAAGTTCGCGGAGGCGTTGCCTGATCTGGAAAAGGTGGTGGAACGTAACGGGACCCAGTTCATGGAGAATGCGCTTAGTGGTGCCAGCGAGATCCGTTACAATGAAAGACGCTACGAAGGCGCACTCGATTATTACACCAAGTTGGAAAGCGTAGCAAGCTCTCCGCTGAATGTGCTTGCAGCGCAGGTGGGCCGCATGCGTTGTTTGTTGGAATTGAACCGCCACGCCGATGCAGCCAAAGCTGCTGATAAGGTAGCGGCGAACAATGATGCGAATGCGGATCTACGCGCAGAAGCAGGTCTGATCGCAGCAAAAGGGTTGCTGGATAAGGACGATCTCGATGGAGCATATACGCGCTTCAAAGCGGTAACCTCGAACAGCAGCAATATGCTGGGTGCGGAGGCGAAGTACAACATGGCCTATGTCCGTTTTCTTCAGGCTCGATACAGCGATGCCGAGAAAGAGGTGTTCGATCTCGTGAAGAAGTATCCGAGCTACGATCACTGGAAAGCAAGGTCGTTCATCTTGTTGGGCGATGTGTATGTGCAACTGAAGGATATGTTCCAAGCAAAAGCGACACTGCAAAGCGTGATCAACAACTGCACGGAGTCCGATCTTGTGGCACAAGCCCAACAACGCT
The nucleotide sequence above comes from Flavobacteriales bacterium. Encoded proteins:
- a CDS encoding glycosyltransferase — its product is MSFDIPSPPSYGGVIDVYYKVKALAELGVKVHLHCFEYGRERAKDLKELCTEVHYYSRRQGKYQLLSNLPFVVTSRRSEALLTRLLKDDHPILFEGLHTCYYLGDPRLLGRTRLVRAHNVEHDYYAALAKAEGNAFRRTYFINEARKLQKFELVLSEADHILAISPKDQAYFEGHFNHVTHLPAFHASDKVDVPDGVGDFAFYHGALGVAENDQAALFLVRQVFKDLPVKLVIAGSDASSELKKEIARSKNVSLRANIGTQEIHRLVSKAQVNVLPTFQATGIKLKLLLCLYTGRHVVCNTPMVEGTGLAELCHVHDSAATMRTSILACMSKPANGQALERRVQVLGDRFCNKRNAEVIVGLLK
- a CDS encoding tetratricopeptide repeat protein → MKIHPIHSPKSCTKGILRCALITAVVLLLAPSALLAQRPAHYANQNADLAHAQELFDKAKYGAAQYELERVIERITDRHDATRTEAEYLAAICAVRLFNGDAGNRLLAFIENHPEDLHVGTVRLELFKHAFSRKKWKEALAWSERIDRFDLKPSELDEFRFKRGYSYFQEEEKDLALAELSIVANDSGVYKAPATYYTAHINYEKGNHETALIGFKKLENDENFGKVVPSYIAEILFLQGKYDELNAYVEPMLNDGTNNRRETQINRLAGEANYRTGKYAEALPYLEKSSQRVGVEIGDRYILGYTYYRTEDYRKALNEFNLVANGTDSLAQLAAYHMADCYLKLNEKNYARNAFKKAYDMGNDPKVAEDALFNYAKLAYELSFDPYHEAITALRNYLKVYPNTVRRDEAYEFLLNVYLKTKNYEAALESLDEIQNKDLRLQEAYQRLAFDRGVELYEGRKFKSAALFFERALKYPVDQSVNAKANFWMAESYYGDGDLPAALRKYDDLRNTAGAYATDMYELAGYGMGYTFFKMKDYNEASTAFRRFTATGKGDAKQRADAMLRIGDCYFVNKQNDLAVKAYDDAMRTGTDSRDYAQYQKGVCQGLLGNSAEKVATLKALLSEKPNSRYAPDAKFQLGETYINMEQDANAATYYGAVVNEHPNSPNVRQSMLQLALIHKRQGKTQEALDEFKAIVAKYNTVDESREALGAIEAIYVEQGRVAEYEAYVKTLGFVDMATLDLDTKYYRSAEALYTAGKCPEAIGALGDYLVKYPNGAYAVNSYFYRGDCLYKAGKFAEALPDLEKVVERNGTQFMENALSGASEIRYNERRYEGALDYYTKLESVASSPLNVLAAQVGRMRCLLELNRHADAAKAADKVAANNDANADLRAEAGLIAAKGLLDKDDLDGAYTRFKAVTSNSSNMLGAEAKYNMAYVRFLQARYSDAEKEVFDLVKKYPSYDHWKARSFILLGDVYVQLKDMFQAKATLQSVINNCTESDLVAQAQQRLDVINSGEAKSIQPEQQEEIEVPMPNTNDGK
- a CDS encoding ATP-binding cassette domain-containing protein, with protein sequence MSSEPIILLHGVRIFQRENLILNNVDFTVQKGEFLYLIGRTGSGKSSLMRTLYGDLPLKEGEGHCCGFDLSKLKRKQIPFLRRKIGIVFQDFQLLTDRTVNDNLLFVLKATGWSEKSRMDERVQQVLEKVGLANKGYKMPHELSGGEQQRVSIARALLNDPELILADEPTGNLDPETTEEILDLLFEISRSGRSVIMATHDYTHMKKINTRVVRSEDGKLLELSAVGA